In one Choloepus didactylus isolate mChoDid1 chromosome 1, mChoDid1.pri, whole genome shotgun sequence genomic region, the following are encoded:
- the LOC119535987 gene encoding interleukin-6-like, translating into MATAFPSSRHLGEDSKDDVTQNRPPLTSPHKAEELIKDILRKISELKKEIRDKYSKCGKTPVSLEENNLNLPTMAGNDSCFELGFNQETCLMRSTTSLLEFQIYLKYLKNFAGYKEQVEDVQMGTKTLVQILKQKIKNPNEVTTLDPTASAIC; encoded by the coding sequence ATGGCAACTGCTTTCCCCTCCTCACGCCACCTGGGAGAAGATTCCAAAGATGATGTCACCCAAAATAGACCACCACTCACCTCTCCACACAAAGCTGAAGAACTTATTAAGGACATTCTCAGGAAAATCTCTGAACTAAAAAAGGAGATACGTGACAAATACAGCAAGTGTGGGAAAACACCTGTGTCACTAGAAGAAAACAACCTGAACCTTCCAACTATGGCAGGAAATGACAGCTGCTTTGAACTTGGGTTCAATCAGGAAACTTGCCTGATGAGAAGCACCACCAGTCTTTTAGAGTTTCAGATCTACCTGAAGTACCTGAAGAATTTTGCAGGTTATAAGGAACAGGTTGAAGATGTGCAGATGGGCACCAAAACCCTGGTCCAGATCCTGAAGCAAAAGATAAAGAATCCAAATGAAGTAACCACCCTTGACCCAACCgcaagtgccatctgctga